One Fuerstiella marisgermanici DNA window includes the following coding sequences:
- a CDS encoding DEAD/DEAH box helicase, whose amino-acid sequence MTTWNLRDYQQDAYETADGQSRVIVNMPTGWGKSFLLCALAASDLRNPSRKVVICVPQRIIAKGFSQKKKIILPDGEIVEWSVPRNLCGTSTAKVDELTDFLLAGPAKSAARRVVLTTHMTLSYALNRLSDDELAEVADETTYVIDESHHISASEQNRNVLGEQIVRILDTGSEGLKMWLATAYFFRGDHLPIISETHLSEFTRVHVPFDEYWQILKHIKSYSYDFVAYKGTVFKELQHLLQQSATPTIIYCPPEGHKMLLGKSKAKFVARLQQTVCDCLDATPWTSFDEALRQEAVVVDLVVTEQRTEKIRFVAEHGNRVAAILTVGMFREGADWVEAARIIDLVPTNSDQDRLQRFGRLVRDCRGKRHISYFNLFPLVVEQNEEERRRQLTKLYAHFHASLVLENAVEPVRVRLRPRPKHGPKEEAGDPKSHFNLLGEFSEAEQEQIIRDTYESLLK is encoded by the coding sequence TGCCGCTTCGGACCTGCGAAACCCTTCGAGAAAAGTCGTTATCTGCGTTCCGCAACGGATCATCGCCAAAGGATTCAGCCAGAAGAAAAAGATCATACTTCCTGATGGCGAAATCGTTGAATGGTCCGTGCCGAGAAACCTCTGTGGTACATCCACTGCCAAAGTGGATGAACTGACGGACTTCTTGCTTGCCGGGCCTGCGAAGTCTGCGGCAAGACGTGTTGTTCTCACAACCCACATGACGCTCTCTTATGCCCTAAACCGATTGAGTGACGATGAGTTGGCCGAGGTTGCGGACGAGACTACCTATGTCATCGATGAATCACACCACATATCTGCATCGGAACAGAATCGGAACGTCTTGGGCGAGCAGATTGTTCGGATACTCGATACCGGATCAGAGGGTCTCAAGATGTGGCTGGCCACCGCCTACTTCTTCCGAGGCGACCACCTCCCGATCATCAGTGAAACGCACCTCTCCGAGTTCACTCGGGTTCACGTTCCCTTCGACGAATACTGGCAAATTCTCAAGCACATCAAGAGCTACTCCTATGACTTCGTGGCCTACAAGGGCACCGTGTTCAAGGAGCTTCAGCATCTTCTTCAACAATCGGCTACGCCGACGATCATCTATTGTCCGCCAGAAGGCCACAAAATGTTGCTCGGCAAAAGCAAGGCGAAGTTCGTCGCCCGACTCCAACAGACGGTGTGCGACTGCCTCGACGCAACCCCGTGGACTTCATTCGACGAAGCCTTGCGGCAAGAAGCGGTCGTTGTTGATTTGGTCGTTACCGAACAGCGCACTGAGAAAATCCGGTTCGTGGCTGAACACGGCAACCGAGTAGCTGCAATCCTCACGGTCGGAATGTTTCGTGAGGGAGCAGACTGGGTTGAAGCCGCTCGAATCATTGATCTTGTGCCTACCAACTCCGATCAAGACCGGCTTCAGCGGTTTGGACGGCTCGTGCGGGACTGCCGTGGGAAACGGCACATCAGTTACTTCAATTTATTTCCGTTGGTGGTCGAGCAGAATGAAGAGGAACGTCGGCGACAATTGACGAAGCTGTACGCTCATTTCCACGCTTCACTCGTCCTTGAGAACGCCGTTGAGCCGGTCAGGGTGAGACTTCGGCCCCGACCGAAGCATGGACCGAAGGAAGAGGCAGGCGATCCGAAGTCCCACTTCAATCTGCTTGGCGAGTTCTCGGAAGCCGAACAAGAGCAGATCATCCGAGACACCTACGAGTCACTGCTCAAGTAG
- a CDS encoding ISAs1 family transposase, which produces MSTVELAVTQELTGNIVHYFDQLKDPRSNINRLHLLGDVIVIAICGVLANADGPSAIAEWARLNADGLQKHLALPHGIPKKDTYRRVLSLLKPNDFQACFVQWIESLEGLSDEQKEGYRKQIAIDGKALRRSHDKKNGLGALFIVSAWASDQGISLGQVATEEKSNEITAIPKLLNEINIDEAIITIDAAGCQKNIAQQIVSGNADYVLALKGNQPKLYEVVQKFFLDHLEDDFARCPVSRYEETEKGHGRQEQRIYYQATVPVDFDVGHKWAGLKTIGTAIRMYEQDGIHHSDVRYYISSLRRKGELFATTVRGHWAIENTLHWSLDMTYREDESRVRNRIFANNLSWLRRLTLSLIKKHPGKQSNVMKRRMAGWNIDYLMQILTGKTT; this is translated from the coding sequence ATGTCGACAGTTGAACTGGCGGTCACCCAGGAGCTGACAGGAAACATTGTTCATTACTTTGATCAATTGAAAGACCCGCGTTCCAACATCAATCGTCTGCATCTGCTTGGTGATGTGATTGTGATCGCCATTTGCGGAGTGCTGGCCAACGCCGACGGCCCCAGTGCGATTGCGGAATGGGCGCGACTGAATGCCGATGGCCTGCAGAAACACCTGGCACTTCCGCATGGCATTCCGAAAAAAGATACGTACCGGCGCGTCCTTTCTCTCCTGAAGCCGAACGACTTTCAAGCGTGCTTCGTGCAATGGATTGAATCGCTGGAAGGACTTTCCGACGAACAGAAAGAAGGCTACAGAAAACAGATTGCGATTGATGGCAAAGCACTCCGTCGATCACATGACAAAAAGAATGGGCTGGGTGCGTTGTTCATCGTGAGTGCGTGGGCTTCTGATCAGGGGATTTCTCTGGGACAGGTGGCGACGGAAGAGAAGTCGAACGAGATCACCGCGATCCCGAAATTACTGAACGAAATCAATATCGATGAGGCGATCATTACGATTGACGCAGCGGGTTGTCAAAAAAACATTGCGCAGCAGATCGTGTCTGGCAATGCAGACTATGTGTTAGCCCTGAAAGGCAACCAACCGAAACTCTATGAGGTCGTGCAGAAGTTTTTTCTCGATCACCTGGAGGATGACTTCGCTCGCTGTCCCGTCAGTCGCTATGAAGAAACAGAGAAGGGACACGGTCGGCAGGAACAGAGAATCTACTATCAGGCGACCGTGCCTGTCGATTTTGACGTGGGCCACAAATGGGCCGGACTCAAGACCATCGGAACGGCGATCCGAATGTACGAGCAGGACGGCATTCATCATTCTGACGTTCGCTACTACATCAGCAGTCTGCGTCGCAAAGGCGAGCTGTTCGCAACAACGGTTCGTGGTCACTGGGCCATAGAAAACACGCTGCACTGGAGTCTCGACATGACCTACCGCGAGGATGAGAGTCGAGTCCGAAACCGAATCTTCGCGAACAATTTGTCATGGCTCAGACGACTCACACTCAGCCTCATCAAGAAACATCCTGGCAAACAAAGCAACGTCATGAAAAGAAGAATGGCCGGATGGAACATTGACTATTTGATGCAAATCCTTACCGGCAAAACAACTTAG
- a CDS encoding AAA family ATPase, with protein MNWEQLKQSSLEDITAWAESQPWCQAMSDCAQDAEWHSEGDVWTHTKMVLEQLLELDEWPSLAPNEQIVLIFTALFHDVAKPLTTEVDPETGRVRSPKHAVKGEHVARSVLRDLGCDLTTREEIARLVRYHGRPAFLLERDEPTHEVARLSWLVNNRLLYLFALADTRGRDTDSMTRPEENLHYWKLMAEEAGCYDQPYPFATDHARFTFFRLREPNLHYVPHEDFSCTVTLMAGLPGSGKDTWLSRNRSDLPIVSLDDIRSELDVEPTDNQGAVAQLAKERCRELLRAKKSFAFNATNTMIQTRGRWLDLFADYNAQIEVVYLEPPFENLLRQNQTRSKAVPEPVIHKLADKCEPPTWLECHSLVIEECLYKPRLT; from the coding sequence ATGAACTGGGAGCAACTCAAACAGTCGTCGCTGGAGGACATCACGGCATGGGCAGAAAGCCAACCGTGGTGTCAGGCGATGTCGGACTGCGCACAGGATGCCGAATGGCATTCCGAAGGCGATGTCTGGACCCACACGAAGATGGTCCTTGAGCAACTGCTCGAACTGGATGAGTGGCCGTCTCTCGCACCAAACGAGCAGATCGTTCTAATCTTCACCGCTTTGTTTCACGATGTCGCCAAGCCGTTGACCACCGAGGTTGATCCCGAGACTGGTCGAGTCCGCTCACCAAAGCACGCTGTCAAAGGTGAACACGTCGCCCGTTCGGTTCTGCGTGATCTCGGATGTGACCTGACAACTCGTGAGGAGATCGCCCGGCTGGTCCGTTATCACGGGCGACCGGCGTTTCTACTCGAACGTGACGAGCCAACGCATGAAGTCGCTCGGTTGTCGTGGCTGGTCAACAACCGACTGCTATACCTGTTCGCATTGGCTGACACTCGTGGCCGAGACACCGACTCCATGACTCGGCCCGAGGAGAATCTGCACTACTGGAAGCTCATGGCGGAAGAGGCTGGCTGCTATGACCAGCCGTATCCGTTCGCCACCGATCATGCTCGTTTCACGTTCTTTCGCCTGCGGGAACCCAACCTGCACTACGTTCCGCACGAAGACTTCTCTTGCACAGTGACGTTGATGGCCGGTCTTCCCGGTAGCGGCAAGGACACATGGCTCTCCAGAAATCGTAGCGACCTTCCGATTGTCTCGCTGGATGACATCCGTAGTGAACTGGATGTCGAACCGACCGACAATCAGGGAGCGGTGGCCCAGCTTGCCAAAGAACGCTGTCGGGAATTGCTCAGAGCGAAAAAATCGTTCGCCTTCAACGCTACGAACACGATGATACAAACCCGTGGTCGCTGGCTCGACCTGTTCGCCGATTACAACGCCCAGATCGAAGTCGTGTACCTCGAACCGCCGTTCGAGAACTTGCTTCGTCAAAACCAAACTCGGAGCAAGGCGGTTCCCGAGCCGGTGATCCATAAGCTGGCTGATAAGTGTGAGCCGCCGACGTGGTTGGAGTGTCACAGTCTGGTGATTGAAGAATGCCTTTACAAGCCTCGTCTTACCTGA
- a CDS encoding RNA ligase family protein, translated as MGTSHGDFTKYPRTPHLFGSKGTDDDKHLSEEESKAFIADESLIVEEKIDGTNVGIHFSDTGEMVLQCRGHLITEGMHPQYDLFKQWTAAKRHVLEEQLQNRFLLFGEWVYARHSIHYRKLTHYFFEFDIYDKDQEVFLDLEQRLSLLAGTGIQTVPVVHTGTVIRDNLEVLIGPSLFDSHFENPITNRPDNLMEGVYLRTEANGAVTGRAKFVRPEFVEKIKQSTHWQHQQMMPNQLADDVDIWS; from the coding sequence ATGGGTACTTCCCACGGTGATTTCACCAAGTACCCCCGCACGCCCCATCTGTTTGGGTCCAAGGGGACAGACGACGACAAGCATCTCAGCGAAGAGGAGTCGAAGGCATTCATCGCCGACGAGTCGCTGATCGTCGAGGAGAAGATCGACGGCACAAACGTCGGCATTCACTTTTCGGACACCGGCGAGATGGTCCTGCAATGCCGGGGCCATCTCATCACCGAGGGAATGCACCCGCAGTACGACCTGTTCAAGCAGTGGACGGCAGCGAAGCGACATGTGCTGGAGGAGCAGTTGCAGAACCGCTTCCTCTTGTTCGGGGAATGGGTCTACGCCCGACACTCGATCCACTACCGGAAGCTGACACACTACTTCTTCGAGTTCGACATTTACGACAAGGATCAGGAAGTCTTCCTCGATCTTGAGCAACGACTGTCACTCCTCGCTGGAACGGGAATCCAGACAGTTCCCGTCGTTCATACGGGCACGGTGATTCGTGACAACCTTGAAGTCCTGATCGGGCCATCTCTGTTCGACAGCCACTTTGAGAACCCGATCACTAATCGACCTGACAATCTGATGGAAGGTGTGTACCTGCGAACTGAGGCAAACGGCGCTGTCACGGGACGAGCCAAGTTTGTGCGTCCCGAGTTCGTCGAGAAGATCAAGCAAAGCACACACTGGCAGCATCAGCAGATGATGCCAAATCAACTGGCGGATGACGTGGATATCTGGTCATGA
- a CDS encoding tRNA(His) guanylyltransferase Thg1 family protein: MKFDDLDNKMRVFETGADLCVLPSLFMVARLDGRSFTRLTKEVCQFEAPFDERFRDLMVSTTESLMTCGFRVLYAYTESDEISLLLDPEEQLFGRKLRKYNSTLAGEASAQFSLKLGQPACFDCRISQLPTVELVVDYFRWRNEDAARNALSAWCYWTLRKDGQDEQQATKQLIGRSVSQKNELLFQYGINFNDLPNWQKRGVGLYWKEYDKCSVNPITKEEVTARRRRISSDLDLPMKNEYGQFVRSLVSQTQKKGA; this comes from the coding sequence ATGAAATTTGATGATCTCGACAACAAGATGCGGGTCTTTGAGACTGGCGCTGACCTGTGCGTATTGCCGAGCTTGTTCATGGTGGCCCGTTTGGACGGTCGGAGCTTCACCCGATTGACCAAAGAGGTTTGCCAATTCGAAGCTCCGTTCGACGAGCGGTTTCGAGACCTGATGGTGTCTACCACTGAGTCATTGATGACCTGCGGCTTTCGGGTGTTGTATGCCTACACGGAGAGCGACGAGATTTCATTGCTCTTGGACCCGGAGGAGCAACTCTTTGGCAGGAAGCTGCGAAAGTACAACTCGACGCTGGCAGGTGAGGCCAGTGCGCAGTTCTCGCTAAAGCTGGGTCAACCAGCCTGCTTCGACTGCCGCATCTCGCAACTACCGACAGTGGAACTGGTCGTGGATTACTTCCGTTGGCGAAACGAGGACGCCGCTAGAAATGCCTTGAGCGCATGGTGCTATTGGACGCTGCGTAAGGATGGCCAAGATGAGCAGCAGGCTACGAAGCAACTGATTGGACGGTCGGTGAGCCAGAAGAACGAGTTGCTGTTTCAGTATGGGATCAACTTCAATGATCTCCCAAACTGGCAGAAGCGAGGCGTCGGTTTGTACTGGAAAGAGTACGATAAATGTTCGGTGAATCCGATCACGAAGGAAGAAGTCACGGCTCGTCGGCGTCGGATTTCTTCCGACCTCGACTTACCCATGAAGAACGAGTACGGCCAATTTGTGCGGTCGCTCGTTTCCCAGACCCAGAAAAAAGGAGCCTGA
- a CDS encoding AAA family ATPase: MEAVVFIGLQASGKSSFFKERFFSTHVRISLDLLRTRNRERRLLAACLETQQPFVIDNTNPTREERAKYIDVAKTAKYSVVGIYFRSKAEECLTRNQQRTGPVPEVGILSTATKLELPTFKEGFDALKYVRLTEDGFVVEEWNDEI; encoded by the coding sequence ATGGAGGCGGTGGTGTTCATCGGTCTGCAAGCGTCGGGGAAATCTTCCTTCTTCAAGGAACGGTTCTTCTCGACGCACGTTCGCATCAGCCTCGACCTGTTGCGGACTCGAAATCGAGAGCGGCGACTGCTCGCAGCATGTTTGGAGACCCAGCAGCCGTTCGTCATCGACAACACGAATCCGACTCGTGAGGAGCGAGCGAAGTACATCGACGTTGCGAAGACGGCCAAGTATTCGGTCGTGGGGATTTATTTCCGGTCGAAAGCTGAGGAGTGTCTCACACGGAATCAGCAACGGACTGGACCAGTACCCGAGGTGGGCATCCTGTCCACTGCCACGAAGCTGGAACTGCCAACATTCAAAGAAGGCTTCGACGCACTGAAATACGTCCGATTGACGGAAGACGGTTTCGTCGTCGAGGAGTGGAACGATGAAATTTGA
- a CDS encoding SEC-C metal-binding domain-containing protein, producing the protein MSKRRQGYPSETQVKRGMRVVHGDKLLEEKLGRNDLCPCGSGQRFKKCCLKKGCF; encoded by the coding sequence ATGAGCAAACGTCGTCAAGGATACCCGTCCGAAACGCAGGTCAAGCGAGGAATGCGGGTCGTCCACGGCGACAAACTGCTGGAGGAGAAGCTCGGTAGAAACGATCTCTGCCCCTGCGGTTCTGGCCAACGCTTCAAGAAGTGCTGTCTCAAGAAAGGCTGTTTTTGA
- a CDS encoding IS3 family transposase — protein MADVYAAVEAIVQEGHGNVAEVCRHLGVNRTSFYAWQTAEPTIFEEQDAQLAPLIRVIFKCHRRRYGARRIAEDLKEMGLPCDRRKVSNVMKALKLKAIQPKSFVPKTTDSRHRLGYSPNLLLDADAPTTINQIWVGDITYIPLTDGTFCYMAMLMDLFSRRIVGWHLDNNMTEQLVLKALRSSIKERQPDVGLIHHTDRGGQYAGNEYRSILRRAAITQSMSRADNCYDNASMESCFGTIKNELEMTDYQSKAEARREMSKYVRYYVHERRHSSLDYRSPAQFEQIINLPK, from the coding sequence ATAGCTGACGTCTATGCGGCCGTTGAAGCGATTGTTCAGGAAGGTCATGGAAACGTGGCCGAAGTCTGTCGTCATCTCGGTGTGAACCGAACTTCGTTTTATGCCTGGCAGACTGCTGAGCCCACGATCTTTGAAGAACAGGATGCTCAACTGGCTCCGTTGATAAGAGTCATCTTTAAGTGTCACCGCCGCCGCTACGGGGCTCGTCGCATTGCCGAAGACCTCAAGGAAATGGGACTTCCCTGTGATCGCAGGAAGGTCTCGAATGTCATGAAAGCCCTTAAATTAAAGGCAATTCAGCCGAAGTCGTTCGTTCCAAAAACGACAGACAGCCGTCATCGACTGGGCTATTCGCCGAACCTGTTGCTCGATGCGGACGCCCCAACAACGATCAATCAAATTTGGGTTGGAGACATTACCTACATCCCGCTGACTGACGGGACGTTTTGCTACATGGCGATGCTGATGGATCTGTTTTCCCGGCGGATCGTTGGTTGGCATCTGGATAACAACATGACGGAACAGCTGGTCCTCAAAGCACTGCGTTCGAGCATCAAAGAACGACAGCCTGACGTTGGATTGATTCACCACACGGATCGAGGCGGCCAGTACGCTGGCAATGAATACCGATCAATTCTTCGTCGGGCAGCAATCACACAAAGCATGAGCCGTGCTGACAACTGTTATGACAACGCATCCATGGAAAGCTGCTTCGGAACGATCAAGAACGAACTCGAAATGACCGATTACCAAAGCAAGGCAGAGGCAAGAAGAGAGATGTCAAAATACGTCCGCTACTACGTTCACGAACGCAGACACTCCAGCCTCGATTACAGGTCGCCAGCTCAGTTCGAACAGATCATCAATCTCCCAAAATAA
- a CDS encoding transposase, which produces MSRKRKTSVKKSSRRQYTDEFKEEAVQLLLDGYTAPQVVDRLGISNVNVLYRWKQEQLEQSGPVASSLEAKVKDLEADLRRVERERDILKKALAIFGRNE; this is translated from the coding sequence ATGTCTCGGAAGAGAAAAACATCAGTCAAGAAATCGTCTCGCCGTCAGTACACGGATGAGTTCAAAGAAGAAGCCGTGCAGCTGCTTCTGGATGGGTACACGGCTCCTCAGGTTGTGGACCGGTTGGGCATTTCAAACGTCAACGTTTTGTATCGCTGGAAACAGGAGCAGCTGGAACAAAGTGGTCCAGTGGCAAGCTCTTTGGAGGCTAAGGTCAAGGACCTCGAAGCCGATCTGCGGCGTGTCGAACGTGAGAGGGACATACTAAAAAAAGCGTTGGCTATTTTCGGCCGCAACGAATAG
- a CDS encoding recombinase zinc beta ribbon domain-containing protein: protein MDRMFDEGLFYSESKPKFSESKVNSILHDKAYLGFIRFRGAWYPGQHEVLVDQVTWDQVRVSFNEQNYRSHELVYASRLIRCGHCGHIVTGEEKFKETKKGVTPYVYYRCSRYRTTGHPRVRLTEKELDDQLQVMLESVGRLSDDNRKLLQMVSRSILETQFEDEKVQVSESKRLLSVLETQRKKLLSRNLSDSVSDELYEQQQAEFDEQERRLREQMARQVRIGQLVESVCGQAGRVFDVLSNEWLTMERRSRQLALSALFGGFRLEGRTLVPENRTRLELFRAG, encoded by the coding sequence ATGGACAGAATGTTCGACGAAGGATTGTTCTACTCGGAGTCGAAGCCAAAGTTTTCAGAGTCGAAGGTGAACTCGATTCTGCATGACAAGGCATACCTCGGCTTCATCAGGTTCCGTGGAGCATGGTATCCGGGCCAGCATGAGGTGCTGGTCGATCAGGTGACGTGGGATCAGGTTCGGGTCTCGTTCAACGAACAGAATTACCGCTCCCACGAATTGGTGTACGCCAGCCGCCTGATCCGCTGCGGTCACTGCGGTCACATCGTCACAGGAGAAGAGAAGTTTAAGGAGACGAAGAAAGGCGTGACGCCATACGTCTACTATCGATGTTCTCGTTATCGCACGACGGGGCATCCACGAGTCCGGCTCACCGAGAAAGAACTCGACGATCAGTTGCAGGTGATGCTCGAATCGGTTGGCCGCCTATCGGACGACAACCGCAAGTTGCTCCAGATGGTGTCCCGGTCGATTCTTGAGACTCAGTTCGAGGATGAGAAGGTTCAAGTATCCGAGTCAAAACGCCTTCTGTCAGTGCTGGAGACTCAACGTAAGAAACTTTTGAGTCGAAACTTGTCAGATTCGGTTTCGGACGAATTGTACGAGCAGCAGCAAGCCGAGTTCGACGAACAAGAGAGGCGACTCAGAGAACAGATGGCACGACAGGTGCGGATCGGGCAATTGGTCGAGTCTGTTTGCGGCCAAGCTGGGCGAGTCTTCGATGTTCTCTCGAACGAGTGGCTGACAATGGAGAGAAGGTCCAGACAGCTTGCTCTTTCCGCCTTGTTCGGTGGTTTCCGGCTCGAAGGCCGAACGCTGGTCCCAGAGAACAGGACACGGTTAGAACTATTTCGGGCCGGATAG
- a CDS encoding recombinase family protein — MKPQKRYVALARVSSREQEREGFSLDVQVDALRQYAERNNGEIIRLFRIAETATNHDERKTFKELMAFAKKNAHKLDGLIFYKVDRAARNLFDYVELERLESEFGVQFISVAQPTENTPAGRMQRRMLASMASFYTEQQSIDVKEGIERRVESGLFPSRPPFGYRNVRIDGRSIIQVHPENAPKIRRIFELYGYHSETLDTLVGKLEDEGIHWLPSTPKFGRSKLYTILTDRAYIGEIKFRGQWLPGTHEPIIEPRLWDRVQTLLGQKVYKQHQMTYASDLIECGHCGSPITGERKTKMTKSGERDYVYYRCTQYHKGDHPRIRLTEKQMDSQMLDIFESLRVEDAEFRDLFREQLRQATNWEFGEASKEDGNLKNRHTEVVRLQQQLLNLRLLEEINADTYAEKARELRDEEAELRLEIDRCSRGRNETIDIAVKAFELSQSLRDKWLTADYAAKRRILEILCLNCSLDGASLVATMRRPFDLLAKGLVSKDSRDDKI, encoded by the coding sequence GTGAAACCGCAAAAACGATACGTCGCACTGGCTCGGGTCAGTAGCAGGGAACAGGAGCGTGAGGGGTTTTCTCTCGACGTACAGGTCGATGCCCTGCGCCAGTACGCCGAGAGAAACAACGGCGAAATCATTCGACTATTCCGCATCGCCGAAACCGCAACCAATCACGACGAGCGCAAAACCTTCAAGGAGTTGATGGCCTTTGCTAAGAAGAACGCTCACAAGCTCGATGGTCTGATCTTCTACAAGGTGGACCGTGCCGCTCGGAACCTGTTCGATTACGTCGAGCTTGAACGACTCGAATCTGAGTTCGGTGTTCAGTTCATCTCCGTCGCCCAGCCCACAGAGAACACGCCAGCCGGTCGGATGCAGCGCAGAATGTTGGCGAGCATGGCATCCTTCTACACCGAGCAACAATCCATCGATGTGAAAGAAGGGATCGAACGCCGAGTCGAAAGTGGCCTGTTTCCCAGCCGACCTCCGTTCGGCTACCGCAATGTCCGCATCGACGGTCGCAGCATCATCCAAGTCCATCCCGAGAACGCCCCCAAGATTCGCCGCATCTTCGAGTTGTACGGTTATCACAGCGAGACATTGGACACGCTGGTCGGAAAGCTCGAAGACGAAGGTATCCATTGGCTGCCGTCCACCCCCAAGTTTGGACGGAGCAAGCTGTACACGATCCTCACTGACCGTGCCTATATCGGCGAGATCAAGTTTCGTGGTCAATGGCTCCCCGGAACCCACGAGCCGATCATTGAACCACGGCTCTGGGATCGAGTGCAGACTCTCCTCGGCCAGAAAGTGTACAAGCAACACCAGATGACCTACGCCAGCGACCTGATCGAATGCGGCCACTGCGGATCGCCAATCACGGGAGAGCGGAAGACGAAGATGACTAAAAGCGGAGAACGGGATTACGTCTACTACCGTTGCACTCAGTATCACAAGGGAGATCATCCCCGCATCCGTCTGACCGAAAAGCAAATGGACTCGCAGATGCTCGACATCTTTGAATCGCTACGGGTTGAGGACGCCGAATTCCGTGATCTGTTCCGTGAGCAGCTTCGTCAGGCGACGAATTGGGAATTCGGCGAAGCGTCGAAAGAGGACGGCAACTTAAAGAACCGGCACACCGAAGTTGTGCGTCTTCAACAGCAGTTGCTCAACCTTCGGCTGCTCGAAGAGATCAATGCCGACACCTACGCAGAGAAAGCACGAGAGTTGCGTGACGAGGAAGCCGAGTTGCGGCTCGAAATCGACCGTTGCAGCCGTGGCCGGAACGAAACCATCGACATAGCGGTGAAAGCGTTTGAACTTTCGCAAAGCCTTCGTGACAAATGGCTTACGGCTGACTACGCTGCAAAACGTCGAATCCTCGAAATCCTCTGTTTGAACTGCTCTCTCGATGGCGCAAGTCTAGTCGCCACAATGAGAAGGCCCTTTGACCTGTTGGCCAAAGGGCTCGTTTCGAAAGATAGTCGGGACGACAAGATTTGA
- a CDS encoding SDR family NAD(P)-dependent oxidoreductase, with the protein MRLLITGGAGFIGSHIADRALANGWDVAVLDDLSSGRRENVPDGATFFQTDIRDKSAVEAAFAEFRPTAVSHQAAQASVAISVREPQLDAAINITGSLNILTTSVAHKVERIVFASTGGAIYGEVPEGIRAGTDFNPVPISPYACSKFAVEKYLECFRQEHGLNYTVLRYGNVYGPRQDPHGEAGVVAIFCNRILAGESIAVNAKREVGDAGCIRDYVFIDDVAKANIAALEGRIPDQILNVGTGSETTTRQLADILQQTLKRTIEVLPNEKRAGDIERSLLNADRLVELLGPVATINDGLAATADWFEQRAKSAQSAT; encoded by the coding sequence ATGCGGCTGCTGATCACGGGCGGTGCTGGGTTTATCGGAAGCCATATTGCGGATCGAGCGCTCGCCAACGGATGGGACGTTGCGGTGCTGGATGACCTCAGTTCCGGTCGCCGCGAAAATGTTCCGGACGGTGCCACGTTCTTTCAAACGGACATCCGCGACAAATCGGCCGTTGAGGCGGCGTTTGCTGAATTCCGACCAACTGCCGTCAGCCACCAGGCTGCTCAGGCCAGCGTCGCCATCAGTGTCCGCGAACCACAGCTTGACGCCGCAATCAACATCACCGGATCGTTAAACATTCTAACAACATCCGTCGCCCACAAGGTCGAGCGTATCGTATTCGCCAGCACCGGCGGCGCGATCTACGGTGAAGTGCCGGAAGGCATTCGCGCTGGCACTGACTTCAACCCCGTGCCCATCAGTCCCTATGCCTGCAGCAAGTTTGCTGTAGAAAAGTACCTTGAGTGCTTTCGCCAGGAACACGGGCTGAATTACACCGTACTTCGCTACGGCAACGTCTACGGTCCCCGGCAGGATCCGCATGGCGAAGCGGGCGTCGTCGCCATTTTCTGCAACCGAATTCTGGCGGGCGAATCCATCGCCGTGAATGCCAAACGAGAAGTCGGGGACGCAGGCTGCATCCGAGACTACGTCTTCATCGATGACGTCGCAAAGGCCAATATCGCCGCTCTGGAAGGACGGATTCCCGACCAAATCCTGAACGTCGGCACGGGCAGCGAAACCACAACGCGACAACTCGCCGACATCCTTCAACAAACGCTGAAACGCACGATCGAGGTCCTTCCCAACGAAAAGCGAGCCGGTGACATTGAGCGTTCTCTGCTGAACGCAGATCGTCTTGTGGAACTACTCGGCCCAGTCGCAACCATCAACGACGGGCTAGCCGCGACGGCAGACTGGTTCGAACAACGAGCGAAATCCGCTCAGTCGGCGACGTAA